A portion of the Manduca sexta isolate Smith_Timp_Sample1 unplaced genomic scaffold, JHU_Msex_v1.0 HiC_scaffold_2954, whole genome shotgun sequence genome contains these proteins:
- the LOC119192582 gene encoding serine/arginine repetitive matrix protein 1-like: protein LPPSVSSGEAVVEGCKPNDEDVAKEITGAMPMEVAAEFARPLSLDTDSSESGSTVRSKKLWRRKSQTRSSFSQLSLTSDTDEPAPKTQAIDGRMRGRPPSVGKYVGLKKAQLERDRLQREAGAERRREGAGGPAAIYQVAGPPEYQTPKRTVQYSRKTSALPRKALNWVTDKIVKYVEQPESAVIARLEEEIKKWQEHSARLEANMKAMKEENATLKRRLEDLEASANKQSTEEMLAMVEARVQARLESALMGPAQRPTLAHERRTATGDTQLPVTSGYVGGAPNPKPAKGKGKRKEKGAAQPAPAPAPAPLPAPVAGPSSAPPQPVAGPSTAPATTTASTAKKTQDRRRETPKQKPQKGKKNGPPPAQPAPEPRVLPPAPANVDTPWVEVVRRKKKGKPAAAPTNSTQPPKPTRRKEPKLRPPRSAAVVISLTPAAIAKGLTYKSVLTDAQNKVDLTGLEISKMRPKFAATGAPMYEVPGANSEERADSLAARLRECFAGRKISKSPGPRRPWNCG, encoded by the exons TTGCCTCCTTCGGTTTCGTCCGGAGAGGCGGTGGTCGAAGGGTGCAAGCCCAACGACGAAGATGTAGCGAAGGAGATAACGGGCGCGatgcccatggaggtggcagcCGAATTCGCGCGGCCTTTGAGCCTGGACACGGACTCGAGCGAGAGTGGCTCTACCGTGAGGAGCAAAAAGCTCTGGAGAAGGAAGTCGCAAACAAGAAGCAGCTTTTCGCAGCTCAGTCTGACCAGCGACACCGATGAACCGGCGCCGAAGACGCAGGCGATCGACGgcagaatgagaggacgcccgccctcagtggGCAAGTACGTCGGCCTCAAGAAAGCCCAGTTGGAGCGTGACAGGCTACAACGGGAAGCCGGCGCGGAAAGACGCAGagaaggagctggaggaccAGCTGCAATTTATCAAGTCGCCGGTCCCCCAGAATATCAGACACCGAAGAGGACCGTCCAGTACTCAAGGAAGACCTCC GCACTTCCCAGAAAGGCGCTTAACTGGGTCACGGACAAGATCGTGAAGTACGTGGAACAGCCTGAGTCCGCTGTCATTGCGCGCCTCGAGGAGGAAATAAAGAAGTGGCAGGAACACAGTGCCCGTCTTGAAGCCAACATGAAGGCCATGAAGGAGGAGAATGCCACCCTaaaacgacgcctcgaagaCCTGGAGGCGTCCGCAAACAAGCAGTCGACAgaggagatgctggcgatggtggaagcgagggtccaagccaGGCTGGAGTCGGCCCTGATGGGGCCAGCCCAAAGGCCCACCCTAGCCCACGAAAGAAGAACCGCCACCGGGGACACACAACTCCCCGTGACGAGCGGATACGTAGGAGGGGCGCCGAACCCAAAACCGGCCAAAGGCAAGGGAAAAAGGAAAGAGAAGGGAGCAGCCCAACCCGCTCCCGCTCCCGCTCCCGCCCCCCTCCCTGCTCCAGTCGCTGGGCCCTCCAGCGCGCCGCCACAACCCGTCGCGGGTCCCTCCACGGCCCCGGCGACTACGACGGCATCGACGGCAAAGAAGACCCAGGACCGAAGGAGAGAGACGCCGAAACAAAAGCCCCAAAAGGGCAAGAAGAACGGACCGCCTCCAGCCCAACCCGCTCCAGAGCCCCGCGTGCTGCCGCCAGCCCCGGCTAACGTGGACACGCCGTGGGTCGAGGTGGTCAGAAGAAAGAAGAAGGGGAAGCCGGCAGCAGCGCCAACAAACAGCACGCAGCCGCCGAAACCGACGCGCCGGAAGGAGCCAAAACTGCGGCCGCCACGTTCTGCGGCCGTAGTCATCTCTCTCACACCAGCAGCAATTGCGAAGGGCCTAACTTACAAGAGCGTCCTGACGGACGCCCAAAATAAggtagacctcaccggccttgaaATAAGCAAGATGAGGCcaaagtttgcggccacgggcgccccaatgtacgaggtgcccggggcgaATTCtgaagagagggccgactccctcgccgcaaggctgagggagtgtttCGCGGGTCGGAAGATATCAaaatctcccggcccacgaagaccGTGGAACTGCGGCTAA